Below is a genomic region from Catenuloplanes atrovinosus.
CCCACGTAGAACAGGCTTCGGGGCGCGTGGTCCGGGCCGCCGCCGATGCCGCCGGGGATCGGGCCGGGCTCGGTGAAGCCGTACCGCCCCTCGGCGGACACGCCCGGCGCGGTGTCACCACCGACCGCGAACGTCCAGCCGAACAGCGTGCCGTAGTACTCCCGGAGCTTGCCGGGGTCCCGGCCGATGATCTCGAAGTGCACAACGGGATGCGTCATGTCCGCGACCGTACCATCGTGGTTGCGAAAAACAACCAGTTAGGATCTCGTCGTGCCGACCAGCCGCAGCTATCAGGACCCGTGCGGGATCGCCCGCGCGCTCGACGTGGTGGGCGAGCGGTGGGCGCTGCTGGTCGTCCGCGAGCTGCTGCTCGGCGGTCGCCGCTTCTCCGACCTGCGCCGCGCGCTGCCCCGGGCCAGCTCCAACATGCTGGCCGACCGGCTGCGCGAGCTGGAGTCGCACGGCGTGGTGCACCGGCCGCGGCCGCCGCTCTACGAACTCACCCCGTGGGGTCGTGACCTGGAGCCGGTGCTGCTGTCGCTGGGCTCCTGGGCGCTGCGCGAGGTCCCGGTGCCGGACGGGCCGCTGCACCTGAGCGCGGTCTCGATCCTGCTGTTCCTGCGCGGCTCGCTGCGCTCGCCGGTGCCGCTGACGCTGCGCGTCGACCTGGACGAGACCCCGTGGACGGTGCGCACCTCCGGCGCCGGCACCGAGGTCGAGCAGGGCGCGCCGGAGACCGCGGACGCCGCGCTGGCCACCACGCCGCTGATCCTCAACGACCTGGCCGCCGCCGGGTTCGGCGCGGCACTGGACGCGGCGCTCGCGGACGGCCGCGTCACCGCCACCGGCGATCTGCCCGCGCTGCGCGGCCTGCGGGTGGCGTGACCGGGGCGTCGTTCCCGCCGACGCCCCGGCGACTTCCCCGACGCCTCAGGCGATGACCCGCAGCCGTACGGTCTGGGGCAGCGCGGCGAGCTGGTTCACCAGGTCCGGCGTGAAGTCGATGCCGATGTCGGTGAGCAGGTAGCCGTACTCGCCCTTGGTGGCCAGCAGCTGACCCTCCACGTTCACCGCGTGCTCCGCCAGCACCCGGTTGACCTGCGCCAGCACGCCCGGCGTGTTGCGGTGCAGGTAGACCAGCCGGTGCCCCTCGCCGTGCGGCGGCAGCGCCACGGACGGCAGGTTCACGCTGAGCGTGGTGTTGCCCTCGGTCAGGTAGGTGACCAGCTTGTTCGACACGAACGCGCCGATGTCCGCCTGCGCCTCCTCGGTGGAGCCGCCGATGTGCGGCGTGAGGATCACGTTCGGCAGGCCGCGCAGCCCGGACTGGAACTCGTCGCCGCGCCCCTTCGGCTCGACCGGGAAGACGTCCACGGCCGCGCCCGCGATGTGCCCGTTCTCCAGGTGGCGGCGCAGCGCCTCGTGGTCGATCACCATGCCGCGGGACAGGTTGAGGAAGATGCTGCCCGGCTTCATCCGGGCGAACTGCTCGTCGCCGAAGAAGCCGCTGTTGCCCGGCCGGCCGTCCACGTGGATCGTGACGATGTCGGCCACGTCCAGCAGCTCGTTCAGCGTGCTGCATCGGCGCGCGTTGCCCAGCGACAGCTTGTCCGCGCTGTCGTAGAAGTAGACCCGCATGCCCAGCGCCTCGGCGAGCACGGACAGCTGGGTGCCGATGTTGCCGTACCCGACGATGCCGAGCCGCCGGCCGCGGACCTCGTGGCTGCCGTCGGCCGCCTTGTCCCACACGCCGGCGTGCATGCCGTTGTTCTTCTCGGTGAGCCGGCGGGTCAGCGCGATGATCTCGGCGAGCGCCAGCTCGACCACGCTGCGCGTGTTGGAGAACGGCGCGTTGAACACCGCGATGCCGGACTCGGACGCGGCGGCCTGGTCGATCTGGTCCGTGCCGATGCAGAACGCGCCGATCGCGGCCAGGTCCTTCGCCGCGTCGATCACGCGCGCGGTCACCCTGGTCTTGGACCGGATGCCGAGCAGCCTGACCCCGTCGATCCGGGAGATGAGCTCCTCCTCGTCGAGCGCGGAGGAGACAGCCTCGACGACATAGCCCTCGGACTCGAACCGGGCCACCGCGTCGGGGTGGATGTTCTCCAGGAGAAGGACTCGCGCCTTACCGTCGTCGATCATCGGGGTTGGTTCCTCGGTTTCCCTGCTGCGTGGTGCGGTCGACTCCACCTTAGCGAGGCCCGCATGCGGGTTTCCGGCACCGGCCGACCGGGTCCCACATTGCGGCCCCGGCACATTTGCGTGAGTCGATATAGCGTCGCCTGGTATGCGCAGCGTGCCGGCACTTGTCGCGTCGCTGCTCCCGGTCGCGCCCGCGCCCGCGCCGGCGGCGCCGCCGGTCACCCGGATCGGTGACACCGAGCCGGACCCGGCCGCGCGGGCACGGTCGCCGGCACCACCGGCGGCCCACGCGTCGCCGTCGGCACCCCGGCCTGATCGTCGACCCGCCCGGCGTCGACCACGGCGCTCCCGCATCCCCGTCGACGGCGTGCTGTCGATCCTCTACCAGCGCCGCTCCACCGGCACCGCCCCGTCCGCCATCCGCGTCCTCGACCTCCGCCTCGGCTGACCCCCGGTTCCGCCGACTCCGCCCGACCCGGTGATCAGGCGACGTCCACGGTGTTAGACAGAGATGTCACACATGTGGCGAAGGGGGAAAACGGTGAGAAAAGGACTCCGCGGGATCATGAGCGCGACGGCGACGTGCGCACTCGGTGCCGCGCTCAACGTCGCGGCGACGGCCGCTCCGGCGCGGGCGTCGGTCGCCGAATGCACCAACGGAGCGAACGGCTTCGTGAGCATTCCCTACCACCAGTCCGGGACCGTGCGCCGCTCCATCCACCTCGGCGCGAACGACCGGGCCCTGATCACGCTGCAATCGGCCACGATCCAGGGCCTGACCCGCGGATACGCCAAGATTTCCGGCAGTACCCGGGTGGGCGACCAGGTCTGGATGGACTGGACCACGACCGGCGGCAACGGCTGGCTCCAGTGCGGCCCGTGGTACGTACGGTCCGACGGGGCGCCGAACACCAGCGCCGCTCAGCGCACCGACCCGTCGTCGCAGTGGCTGTTCCGCGCCTGCGGGCTGGTGGACGGCGAGGGCGGCTGCACCGGCTGGTGGTGATCGCCGCCCGGCCCGGGCGTCAGGCGGCGTCGGGGGAGAGGTATCGCTGGGCCCACTCCGGGACGCGCTTGGCCTTCTTGTAGCGGCGCGTGACGCGGACGCGGGGGGACTCGATGCACTGGCCGCTGATCGACAGCTGCTGGAACTCGCCGTCGTCGAAGACCACGGTGATGTTGTCGGGTGCGATGGTGCGGCCGGGGTGGTCCGTCTCGACGGCGGGGGCGCCGGTGACGGGGTAGTGGTACTCGTCGGTGGTGCTCACGTGAGGGGTCTCCCGATCAGTCGAACCAGAGATTCACTCTACGACCGTCACGTGGGTCCTGGCGACGGCATCGGCGCACTCGCCCGGGCGCGCCGCCGCCGGACGAGCGCGGGCAGCCACGGGGACACCGCGACGAGCAGCGTCAGCGCGAGCAGGGGAGCGCGCCACCAGCCGGAGACCGCGGGTGGCGGCGGGCCGGGGACCGGCGTGGTCCACGGGCGGGCCGTCTTCGACCAGGCCAGGAAGGCATCGCCGATCGGGAGCAGGCCGAACGCGTACCGCTTGGTGGTGAACGACTCGGCCGGCAGCCCGGCGAACTCGCCGAACGAGGCGAAGCCGGCGGCCAGCGAGGTGTCGCCGTGGGACTGCGCGGCGCCGAGCGCGACCACGGTGGTGGAGAGGCTGATGCCGAGCGGCAGCGGGCCGGAGTCCACGTCGGCGGGACCGTCCACGCCGTGCGGATACTCCCGGACCGCGGGGCCGAGCCCGAGCGGGCGGTCCAGGAACAGCGTGCGGAACCGCAGGTACTGCTCGCGGGCGAAGGCCGGGTCCACGTCGATCAGGAACCGCTGGATGATCGCCTGGGAGGTGCCGCGCGAGCCGGTCCGCACGGGGGCGACCGCGTGCGGCATCAGGCCGGTCGCGGGGTCGAGCCGCTCGCGGGCCTGGGCGACCCAGCGGGAGACCACCGGCGCGTGCCGGGTGGTGCCGGAGAGCGTGTCGGCCAGGCGCAGCGAGGCGATCGCGACCGTGGAGTCGCAGGGCCAGGCCTGGCCGGGGTACGCCTCCAGGAACGGCGTGCCGGAGGACCGGAACGCGGCGGCGAGCGCGTCGGAGCCGGCGGTGAACCGGGCGCGCTCGGCGGGGTCGTCGCGCAGCGTCAGCAGGCCGCCGCGCAGCCAGTTCGTCCAGCCGGCGTAGAAGACGCCGTACGGCGGGGTGGCGCCCGGGTCGAACGGCGCGCGGCCGGGCGCCGACTCGACCCGCGCGAGCGCCCACGCGGCCTGGTCCGCGGCCTCGGTGACGGCGACGCCGCGCTGGCCCAGCTCCACCCAGGACAGACCGTAGAGCACGTGCAGGAAGTAGTAGCCCTCCGGGAACAGCGACTGCGCGTGCGTGGCCGCGCCGCCGTCCAGCGCCTCGCGGATGAAGGCGAGCTGGCGGCGTACCCCCGGCGGCTCCTGATCGTGGCCGTCGGCCAGGGCCGGCAGCGTCAGCCGCGCCGCACCGCCCAGCGCCAGCAGGGTGAGCAGGGCCGCGAGGACGCGGCGGATCACGAGGAGAGGTCGGCCGCGGCGGCGTGCAGGTAGGCGTCGACCGCGGCCCGGTCGAAGCCGCGCACCACCTCGTGGAACGCGGCGCCGCGCACCTCCGCGGCCACGGCCGCGCGCAGCCCCGGGTCGGCCGAGGCGCGCGCGGCCTCGATCCGGGCGGACAGCGCTCGCACCTCGCCCATGTCGTATCCGCGCAGCACCACCACGAAGTTCGGCGTGGATCCGGGCGCCGGCGGGACCGGGACGCGCCGGCGCGCCGAGTCGTCGGGGAGCCGCTTCACCACGTTGCCCAGCGCGATGAACCAGATGAGCGCGACGCCCGCCGAGATCAGGTAGCTCTCCGTGAGCACGGCGAGGCCGTACATGACGACGAAACCGGCCAGCAGGCCGACGAGGAGCACAACGATCGGTTTCACGCGCACCGCGCCAGCCTAGCGGCGCGCGTCAATCCGCGAGCAGCGCGCGCACCCGCGGGATCACCTCGGTGCCGTACAGCTCGATGGACCGGCTCATCGCCTCGTGCGGCAGCGTGCCGTTGGAGTACTTGAGGTCGAAGCGCTGGATGCCGAGCGCGCGCACGGTCCGGGCGATCTTCTGCGCCACCGTCTCCGGCGAGCCGACGTGCAGCGCGCCCTCCGCGATGTCCGAGTCGAACCGGCGCCGGGTCATGGGCGGCCAGCCGCGCTCCCGGCCGATCCGGTCCATGATCACACGCAGGTGCGGCCAGAGCGTGTCCGCGGCCTCGGCGTCGGTGTCCGCCACGAACCCGGGCGCGTGCACCGCGACCGGCAGCTCCGGCGCGCCCAGCTCGCCCAGCGCGCGGTGGTACAGCTCGACGTAGGGCGCGAACCGGGCCGGCTCGCCACCGATGATCGCCAGTACCAGCGGCAGCCGGTGGCTCGCCGCGCGGATCACCGACTCCGGGCTGCCGCCCACGCCGATCCACGTGGTGATCCGCCCGGACTCGGTCTTCGGGTAGACCTGCTGCTCCGCCAGCCCGGGCCGGACCGAACCCGTCCAGGTCACCGGGCCCTCGTCGAGCAGCCTCACCATCAGGTCCAGCTTCTCGGAGAACAGCTTCTCGTAGTCGCGCAGCTCGTAGCCGAACAGCGGGAACGACTCGGTGAACGAGCCGCGGCCGAGGACGATCTCGGCGCGCCCGCGCGACACCGCGTCCAGCGTCGCGAACCGCTCGAACACGCGCACCGGGTCGTCGGAGCTGAGCACGGTCACGGCCGTCCCGAGCCTGATCGTCGAGGTGCGCGCGGCGATCGCGGCCAGCACGATCTCCGGCGCGGACACCGCGAAGTCGTCCCGATGGTGCTCGCCGACGCCGAACGCGTCCACGCCCACCCGCTCGGCCAGCACGGCCTGCTCCACCACGTCACGGATGACCTGTGCGTACGGCAACCGTTTCCCGTCCGGACCGACGGTCACGTCGCCGAAGGTGTCCAGCCCGAATTCCACGCTCTGCTCCTCGCTCCGGCCCCTCGGCGGGGCGTCCGGGGCCAGTCAACCGCATCGGCCCCCGGCCGATTCCCGGGACCTGCACATCCAGATCAAACGCATGCACCGGTACGAACAGCGCGCGCCGGATACCGTACCGATGCAGGGGTTTTAGGGTTGTGTTCATGTCTCTCGATGTGATCAGGTCGACGCTGGGTGACCGTCTCCCCGCCCTGCTGTCCCGCTTCCAGGTGCCCGGCGCGGTGCTGGCGGTGGACGCGGGCGGCGAACGGTTCGCGCTCGCGCACGGCGTGCTCAACACGCGGACCGGCGTCGAGGCGACCACCGACGCGCTGTTCCAGGTCGGCTCGATCACCAAGGTCTGGACCACCACGCTGATCATGCAGCTGGCCGACGAGGGTCTGCTCGAACTGGACACGCCGGTCCGCCACTACCTGCCGGAGCTGCGGCTCGGCGACCCGGACGCGGCGGAGACCGTGACCGTCCGGCAGCTGCTCTGCCACACCGGCGGCTTCGAGGGCGACCTGTTCACGGACACCGGCCGCGGCGACGACTGCGTGGCCCGGTTCGTCGCCACGCTCGGCGACACGCCGCAGCTGTTCCCGCCCGGCACCATGCTGTCCTACAACAACGCCGGGTTCGCGGTGCTCGGCCGGGTGGTGGAGGTGCTGCGCGGCCGGCCGTTCGACGTCTGCCTGCGCGAGTCGCTGGCGGTGCCGCTGGGCGTGACCGCGTTCGCCACCGACGCGTACGAGGCGATCCTGCACCGCACCGCGGTCGGCCACATCCGCCCGTCCGCGGACGCGCCGCTCGCGCCCGCGCCGGTCTGGTCGCTGCCCCGGTCCAACGCGCCGGCCGGCAGCATGCTGGCGATGAGCGCGGGCGACCTGCTGCTGTTCGCGCGGATGCACCTGTCCGGCGGCGCCGGCCTGCTCTCGCCGGACGGCGTCAAGGCCATGCAGCAGCGCGCCGCCGACCGTCCGGCGCCCGGCATGCCCGGCGCCGGCTGGGGACTCGGCTGGGAGATCATGAACGACGCCGGTACGGTCATCGGCCACGACGGCGGCACCATCGGCCAGGCCGCGTTCCTGCGCGTCGTCCCGGACCGCGACGTGGCCGCGGTGCTGCTCACCAACGGCGGCGACGCGGTCTCGCTCTACCTGTCGCTGCTCCCGCCGCTGCTGCGCGAGCTGACCGGCATCGCGCTGCCCGCGCCGGCCGAGGTCCCGGCCGACCCCGCGCCGTTCGACGCGGCCCGCTACCTCGGCGTCTACTCCTCCCGCGTCGCCGAGCTCACGGTCTCGCGGGACGGCGACGGCCGGGTCTGGCTGCACGACGCGCCGAAGGGCATCTTCACCCAGCTCGGCCCGCCCGCCCCGGCCCAGGAACTCGTCCACCTGACCGGCGACACGCTGATCGTCCGCGACCACCCCGGCCTCGCCCACCCGGTCTACGCCTTCCTCGGCGACGACGGCCACGGACGCTCGCTCTACCTGCACGGCGGGCGCGCCACGCGTCGCAGGGCGGTGCGGCAACCATGATCAGCCCGGGTACCACACCGCGGGACTGCCGGGAACCGCGCGCACGTCGTAGCCCCAGCGGCGCAACGTCCCGACGAGCCGTGCGACGCCGGGCGGGTTCGCCGAATGGACGTACACCACGCCGACGTCGAACGGGGCGCCCTCGAAGGCCGCGCGTTCGAGCACCTCGACGACCGGCCAGCTGGTGTCCGTGCCGCCGAGGTCGTGGTCCAGCCACAGCTCGTCGATGCGGGCGCCGCGGTGCCGCTCCAGCAGCGCGATGCCCTCCGCGCTGGTCCGGGCGATCAGCGCGGCGCGGTCGTCCGTGAACGACCGCAGGTCGTCGATCAGGAGAGTCAGCATGTGCCGGGGGACGAGATCCGGGTGCCCGGGGGCACCCGGGGTCTCAGATGAGCGTCGCGGCCTGGGTGAGCAGTTCGCCGGTGCGCGGGTCACGGCACAGGTATCGCTGTCCCTCGTGCATCCAGCCCCAGATGTCGTCCTGGACCAGGGGCTCCTTGCAGTGCAGGCACCGCGG
It encodes:
- a CDS encoding cyclic-phosphate processing receiver domain-containing protein — protein: MLTLLIDDLRSFTDDRAALIARTSAEGIALLERHRGARIDELWLDHDLGGTDTSWPVVEVLERAAFEGAPFDVGVVYVHSANPPGVARLVGTLRRWGYDVRAVPGSPAVWYPG
- the serA gene encoding phosphoglycerate dehydrogenase translates to MIDDGKARVLLLENIHPDAVARFESEGYVVEAVSSALDEEELISRIDGVRLLGIRSKTRVTARVIDAAKDLAAIGAFCIGTDQIDQAAASESGIAVFNAPFSNTRSVVELALAEIIALTRRLTEKNNGMHAGVWDKAADGSHEVRGRRLGIVGYGNIGTQLSVLAEALGMRVYFYDSADKLSLGNARRCSTLNELLDVADIVTIHVDGRPGNSGFFGDEQFARMKPGSIFLNLSRGMVIDHEALRRHLENGHIAGAAVDVFPVEPKGRGDEFQSGLRGLPNVILTPHIGGSTEEAQADIGAFVSNKLVTYLTEGNTTLSVNLPSVALPPHGEGHRLVYLHRNTPGVLAQVNRVLAEHAVNVEGQLLATKGEYGYLLTDIGIDFTPDLVNQLAALPQTVRLRVIA
- a CDS encoding LLM class flavin-dependent oxidoreductase, which gives rise to MEFGLDTFGDVTVGPDGKRLPYAQVIRDVVEQAVLAERVGVDAFGVGEHHRDDFAVSAPEIVLAAIAARTSTIRLGTAVTVLSSDDPVRVFERFATLDAVSRGRAEIVLGRGSFTESFPLFGYELRDYEKLFSEKLDLMVRLLDEGPVTWTGSVRPGLAEQQVYPKTESGRITTWIGVGGSPESVIRAASHRLPLVLAIIGGEPARFAPYVELYHRALGELGAPELPVAVHAPGFVADTDAEAADTLWPHLRVIMDRIGRERGWPPMTRRRFDSDIAEGALHVGSPETVAQKIARTVRALGIQRFDLKYSNGTLPHEAMSRSIELYGTEVIPRVRALLAD
- a CDS encoding winged helix-turn-helix transcriptional regulator, whose protein sequence is MPTSRSYQDPCGIARALDVVGERWALLVVRELLLGGRRFSDLRRALPRASSNMLADRLRELESHGVVHRPRPPLYELTPWGRDLEPVLLSLGSWALREVPVPDGPLHLSAVSILLFLRGSLRSPVPLTLRVDLDETPWTVRTSGAGTEVEQGAPETADAALATTPLILNDLAAAGFGAALDAALADGRVTATGDLPALRGLRVA
- a CDS encoding VOC family protein; protein product: MTHPVVHFEIIGRDPGKLREYYGTLFGWTFAVGGDTAPGVSAEGRYGFTEPGPIPGGIGGGPDHAPRSLFYVGVPDVPAALERAVALGGTRVMGPERTPGGDLVVAHVTDPEGNLIGLAGPAV
- a CDS encoding serine hydrolase domain-containing protein, with amino-acid sequence MSLDVIRSTLGDRLPALLSRFQVPGAVLAVDAGGERFALAHGVLNTRTGVEATTDALFQVGSITKVWTTTLIMQLADEGLLELDTPVRHYLPELRLGDPDAAETVTVRQLLCHTGGFEGDLFTDTGRGDDCVARFVATLGDTPQLFPPGTMLSYNNAGFAVLGRVVEVLRGRPFDVCLRESLAVPLGVTAFATDAYEAILHRTAVGHIRPSADAPLAPAPVWSLPRSNAPAGSMLAMSAGDLLLFARMHLSGGAGLLSPDGVKAMQQRAADRPAPGMPGAGWGLGWEIMNDAGTVIGHDGGTIGQAAFLRVVPDRDVAAVLLTNGGDAVSLYLSLLPPLLRELTGIALPAPAEVPADPAPFDAARYLGVYSSRVAELTVSRDGDGRVWLHDAPKGIFTQLGPPAPAQELVHLTGDTLIVRDHPGLAHPVYAFLGDDGHGRSLYLHGGRATRRRAVRQP